One segment of Thermococcus sp. AM4 DNA contains the following:
- a CDS encoding carboxypeptidase-like regulatory domain-containing protein produces the protein MYYWTDTAGNIGSPYILNFTVKDPFNVTITSIHSEIPYNDSGTWKYDKAFAYIPFNLTVNVTYDPNFVNYSPSSQIVSIILPNGSVKEVPVTLVNGTGVANVSVDGVKAGSIGVTSTSGVYTYSNPNAGVVHSWHIETEIDKYTYNADTLTQPYKYVPFNATINVTALSDAGELLGVNDTIIAEVSGAVEEHGPYSGAMINGTGQVTLTDIRVDPATVLLYLGNYTAINTTFTLTASEWVISADYNVTYVGNQVSDRFYINVPANLTVNVTYNLPVNVSSNNVNYTIKFPNGLSIPGNFNVTNNTGNFTVEIPSDYVNELGNVVVIINDTYYHVSKIITIPIENWSVSVVSHEVLYTGNTQSDPNFYINVPANLTFQVHYNIPILLNSTNVNYRIIVPGIATPITGVFNITNGVAIVNVNASMIPSELGNVTVIINDTTYSRVSEPYKIPVKDWNVSGAYIVYHYGNPAYPDRVFYIGIPASLYVNATFENITINLDSGVIVEVYGPDGTLVRTKRVTITSNFGEDILDGLQFDQLGYVTVKIYNSTYRILDTLRIPVRDWGIYVDSTPENLTVNEPTSLTVEIRESLYFPGAKDVNVTLYLPDGTVKQRTVTLVGSSYGTNGGYYGVVTFGNVTSTEPGIAKVVVTDSGKEAVKLIPVFPQGGRLYLEVTAPELYKYVPAELTVKVMNYTGSTPTYFNITVYDPNGDVIYTKKVLYNSNVPVFEIPVTVDQAGNITIVVMDEGGNFMGVYKVPVHDWSVTFDWTLPSRVYKWVPASGSVSVSTVPDEPVTIELYRNGELVYSGSDLTIPFDIPTENDTVNYTVKVYYNGHLVGSDERSITIQSWNVTVDVSPSEVYKWVPSDVSVSVEPTISAVDASELEVYVNGQPYTGPFSVELENNTNYTITVYYHGHLIKNITKTITVENWSVSIEPSTTWIYKYVPTTVTFTATPSIDAVSASELEITPESVIIDDTTNVTVTVKYRGHVIKTEEIPITAKEWNAQIDYYTDKPVYEGVPVTVYIDQYNEPGVQVNVTIYKNGIPVTQGIDSAEFTIENPQGTMVYEINVTYRGHVVGHRVISLTAKPWGIYINTYPEKLKVGERVNLSVHITSDRVGFDGLVKVTLVLPDGTVMSLTRTLAYDGSQQEATIVLHDVVSEKPGLAKVIVTDELSGKEFVKYIPVYPNGEITGRWIDVKVTPEKSPVYAYVENSLRIDAQYYYNMGDGAYKDDVNSYVNITIIDADGSVYKLNNVPVINGVISIPNYPLPVNGTGSIYVMAVDAFNSSIMGFAEIPVEDWKVTFDINTNGPVYQYVDNILKVTVHVPAGVPVDVNVSGQIFTGVTDGQVISIPIVDPTSDINVNVVAKYHNAVAGKDYVVGSASKTIELRGWHVEITYTPKVIYTHIPATLTVNAIAVDNETGETLPFDLKVGLFNETLSLVAVETNTVSIPIQDDTGAGLTYFVTVNYGAHEMVSYEPILIDTHDWAIEVTKTITSSAYSGTDYLWAGVPAQITFSVVTYDLDTNAPVSLPVSIPINVTYNGYTYTGTDSITINLASPEPASEAFHVEAAYQDISYVNDFIVPVKDWSIYVNAYPSKLYADLPQQLTLIIGYSAGIESVATVDVGGTTYTAHVEPVGEDSAIAVVNVGEVVASEGYLRVTVTDQYGKTATLKIPVVSWDIAVTSNVNFVYTNVSTDITVDVHYSDSMLDGNANVYLVLPDGTMLTKTATILDGKGQVTFTGVVADRAGNITIYAEDVASGKKSGNITIEVHDWHMEVNLTPTEWYTYLPHDYIVGIKYIDDVTGGIANIDSTVEVSYNLTGVTGSELVNVTGGQGEVTFTGLATENAGVGTFTVTDAAHGKSGTVNVTIHGWTVKVTYPEKLFVAPGYRNPVVVGFAYIADDNSTVPYTGNTTVTIELPGNFTRTLNVNASPADFGQIKLNQTGVGTITVFANDYPEVNFTGTIQVENLLEMSLITKRIYENVPTDIVVNITYNGGDYHNLEVYIEGQNITLTTTNGQIWTAEVSLPAGNYTVVAYDPVYNVTVTDTFHVAPWHLEIVPSTTSISAGNLEEVNFTVRAIDDETNTTADIDALIHIQITFSNSALIPNGTFEVADFNLVNGEYTFTESLFAPAPGNFTVKAMAVDYGKCAKTIIQVTEPTVPPTYAYIKVYKQGTLEVPNDTVVLYWSVDGKTYFPAYDAKAGRIAEINTAENNEIVLTLYPTNQFTLYIIAVPKFIADKYPILTSEPIDTRVTHEYVWYNYSITSVNGTIKAKVVAYKKTITEGWTYQIPEAPGYISVIPPASVQGVAPYTGYQYVYKEELANETNCTKYTFTFEPTEFIKFKKLSTLSIQPAQYGSYFEFEAILYEKYLNMSGQFDEQFKVFEDNVKSMVSSLQFLSDDQKQELIDEIINEALGYKDEIIGAYPQDEIPISGAEVQFHIDNPAIAYLEPVNATTDENGIAKVKVYSAAPKDATPEELVKYMGSVTVWATYDNMTSENYTVSFGGIGSISGDVVDPNNNLLPGAKVELWINDNGQWVIAKDYAGNNLTTITDGHGHYSFNVPAAPQGTAYRVVAYYGDGTGYADVVVYPFKTSTADVVVTTYETTNVTGLGAFLSDAQTHDVKIVLGKNALTSVDYHAMDFLLEYIGVKPVYSDSDINVDSLSASDMIIAVGGPEVNSITAYYQKMTPVRMVTNADGSISIIVNNETVANWTAPSPWWNVTKGYWVIQRVVDPDTGAVVYMIYGTDADSTWAAAYYFSKHFSELNNVNYVVGCWKDTDNMIYSPAFLKFASDDKNGFSPTDKIGVIVEG, from the coding sequence GTGTACTACTGGACTGACACTGCGGGGAATATAGGCAGTCCATATATACTCAACTTTACTGTCAAGGATCCATTCAACGTCACAATAACCTCAATACACAGTGAGATCCCTTACAACGACAGCGGTACTTGGAAGTACGATAAGGCATTCGCTTACATTCCGTTTAACTTGACAGTGAACGTTACGTATGATCCCAATTTTGTCAACTACTCCCCAAGCTCTCAGATTGTGTCAATAATCCTACCAAACGGATCCGTAAAAGAGGTCCCAGTGACCCTTGTTAATGGAACCGGTGTAGCCAATGTTTCAGTAGACGGGGTGAAAGCGGGTTCAATTGGTGTGACCTCCACTAGCGGAGTTTACACATACTCTAACCCCAATGCTGGCGTCGTTCACTCTTGGCACATTGAAACTGAGATTGACAAGTACACCTATAACGCAGATACTCTGACACAGCCTTACAAGTACGTTCCTTTCAACGCTACCATCAACGTAACTGCCCTTAGCGATGCTGGTGAGCTTCTCGGTGTCAACGACACCATAATCGCTGAGGTCAGCGGGGCCGTTGAAGAACACGGACCTTACAGTGGTGCAATGATCAACGGTACCGGTCAGGTAACCCTCACTGACATCAGAGTTGATCCAGCAACGGTGCTCCTCTACCTCGGAAACTACACGGCAATAAACACAACTTTCACCCTTACCGCCAGTGAGTGGGTGATCTCCGCTGACTACAACGTTACCTACGTTGGCAACCAAGTAAGTGACAGGTTCTACATTAACGTTCCTGCGAACCTTACAGTTAACGTTACCTACAATCTCCCGGTTAACGTTAGCAGCAACAACGTCAATTACACCATTAAGTTCCCGAATGGTTTGAGCATTCCTGGTAACTTCAATGTTACCAACAACACCGGCAACTTCACAGTCGAGATACCCAGTGATTACGTTAACGAGCTTGGTAACGTCGTTGTTATCATCAACGACACCTATTATCACGTCAGCAAGATTATCACGATACCCATTGAAAACTGGAGTGTCTCCGTTGTCTCACATGAGGTCCTCTACACTGGAAACACTCAGAGTGATCCGAACTTCTACATTAACGTTCCTGCGAACCTTACGTTCCAAGTTCACTACAACATTCCAATACTCCTAAACTCAACGAACGTTAACTACAGGATCATTGTTCCGGGCATTGCTACTCCAATAACTGGAGTCTTTAACATCACGAACGGTGTTGCCATAGTCAACGTGAACGCTTCAATGATTCCAAGTGAGCTCGGCAACGTTACTGTGATAATCAACGACACGACCTACAGCAGAGTATCAGAGCCTTACAAGATCCCAGTTAAGGACTGGAACGTTAGCGGTGCTTATATCGTCTACCACTACGGCAATCCTGCCTACCCGGACAGGGTGTTCTACATCGGCATTCCGGCCAGCCTGTACGTTAACGCCACCTTTGAGAACATTACCATCAACTTGGACAGTGGTGTTATCGTTGAGGTATATGGACCAGACGGAACCCTGGTCAGGACCAAGAGGGTGACTATTACCAGCAACTTCGGAGAAGACATACTCGATGGGCTCCAGTTTGACCAGCTTGGCTACGTCACAGTGAAGATATACAACAGCACTTACAGAATACTTGACACCCTCAGAATCCCCGTAAGGGACTGGGGCATCTACGTTGACAGCACTCCGGAGAACCTTACGGTGAACGAGCCCACCTCACTGACAGTTGAGATCAGGGAGAGCCTTTACTTCCCAGGTGCAAAGGACGTCAACGTCACGCTCTATCTACCGGATGGTACAGTTAAGCAGAGAACCGTGACCCTTGTTGGAAGCTCCTACGGCACCAACGGTGGCTACTATGGTGTCGTTACCTTCGGCAACGTTACTTCAACAGAGCCGGGTATCGCGAAGGTAGTCGTTACTGACTCGGGCAAAGAGGCAGTTAAGCTCATCCCAGTGTTCCCGCAGGGAGGCAGGCTCTACCTTGAGGTCACAGCGCCAGAGCTTTACAAATACGTTCCGGCGGAGCTCACGGTCAAAGTAATGAACTACACCGGTTCAACACCGACTTACTTCAACATCACGGTCTACGATCCGAACGGTGATGTGATCTACACCAAGAAGGTACTTTACAACAGCAACGTTCCAGTCTTTGAGATTCCTGTCACTGTGGACCAAGCGGGCAACATAACCATCGTTGTCATGGACGAGGGCGGTAACTTCATGGGTGTTTACAAGGTACCAGTTCACGACTGGAGTGTCACCTTTGACTGGACCCTGCCCAGTAGGGTTTACAAGTGGGTTCCGGCCAGTGGTAGTGTGAGTGTTAGCACTGTTCCGGACGAGCCTGTGACTATCGAACTTTACAGGAATGGAGAGCTAGTTTACAGTGGCTCTGACTTGACGATACCGTTTGACATTCCGACTGAAAACGACACCGTGAACTACACAGTCAAAGTTTACTACAACGGTCACCTTGTTGGCAGTGACGAGAGGAGCATAACAATCCAGTCGTGGAATGTTACCGTTGATGTTAGCCCGAGTGAGGTTTACAAGTGGGTTCCGAGTGATGTCAGTGTTAGCGTTGAGCCTACGATTAGCGCAGTGGATGCTAGTGAGCTTGAGGTTTACGTTAATGGTCAGCCGTACACTGGACCGTTCAGTGTTGAGCTTGAGAACAACACTAACTACACCATCACCGTCTACTACCACGGACACCTCATCAAGAACATCACCAAGACAATCACCGTTGAGAACTGGAGCGTTAGCATAGAGCCATCCACTACATGGATTTACAAGTATGTACCGACAACTGTGACATTCACAGCCACTCCAAGCATTGATGCGGTTAGTGCTAGTGAGCTTGAGATTACTCCAGAGAGCGTGATCATAGATGACACTACTAACGTAACGGTGACAGTTAAGTACAGAGGACATGTCATAAAGACTGAAGAAATACCAATAACCGCCAAGGAGTGGAACGCTCAGATTGACTACTACACTGACAAGCCGGTATACGAGGGTGTTCCAGTGACTGTGTACATTGATCAGTACAATGAACCCGGAGTCCAGGTAAATGTCACCATCTACAAGAATGGTATCCCAGTTACGCAGGGCATTGACAGTGCAGAGTTCACAATTGAGAACCCGCAGGGTACCATGGTATATGAAATCAACGTCACGTACAGAGGACATGTAGTGGGCCACAGGGTTATATCTTTAACTGCAAAGCCGTGGGGTATTTACATCAACACGTACCCAGAGAAGCTTAAAGTTGGCGAGAGGGTGAACCTGAGCGTGCACATCACCAGTGACAGGGTTGGATTCGATGGCCTTGTAAAGGTCACGCTTGTACTGCCCGATGGAACAGTAATGTCTTTAACTCGCACACTGGCCTACGATGGTTCTCAGCAGGAAGCTACCATAGTCCTGCATGATGTGGTCTCAGAGAAGCCTGGACTTGCCAAGGTAATAGTAACTGACGAACTTTCAGGCAAAGAGTTCGTCAAGTACATCCCGGTCTACCCGAACGGTGAGATAACCGGCAGGTGGATCGACGTCAAGGTTACTCCGGAGAAGAGCCCGGTTTACGCTTACGTTGAGAACTCCCTCAGGATCGACGCCCAGTACTACTACAACATGGGCGATGGAGCCTACAAGGATGACGTCAACAGCTACGTCAACATAACCATCATTGATGCCGACGGTAGCGTCTACAAGCTCAACAACGTCCCAGTGATCAATGGTGTCATAAGCATACCGAACTATCCACTCCCAGTTAACGGAACTGGTTCAATCTATGTAATGGCAGTGGATGCATTCAACAGCAGTATCATGGGCTTTGCTGAGATCCCAGTTGAGGACTGGAAGGTTACCTTCGACATAAACACCAACGGTCCTGTCTACCAGTACGTTGACAACATCCTCAAGGTCACCGTGCACGTTCCGGCTGGAGTTCCCGTTGACGTCAACGTTAGCGGCCAGATATTCACCGGCGTCACCGACGGCCAGGTCATAAGCATACCGATAGTTGACCCGACCTCGGACATAAACGTCAACGTCGTTGCCAAGTACCACAACGCCGTCGCCGGCAAGGACTACGTCGTCGGAAGCGCGAGCAAGACCATCGAGCTCAGGGGATGGCACGTCGAGATAACCTACACGCCGAAGGTCATCTACACCCACATACCGGCCACGCTCACCGTCAACGCCATAGCCGTCGACAACGAGACCGGTGAGACCCTGCCGTTTGACCTCAAAGTTGGTCTCTTCAATGAGACCCTCAGCTTGGTCGCTGTTGAGACCAACACCGTTAGCATCCCGATCCAGGACGACACCGGTGCAGGACTTACCTACTTCGTCACCGTTAACTACGGTGCCCACGAGATGGTGAGCTACGAGCCAATACTCATCGACACCCACGACTGGGCCATTGAGGTCACCAAGACCATAACCTCAAGCGCCTACAGCGGAACCGACTACCTCTGGGCTGGAGTTCCGGCTCAGATCACGTTCAGCGTCGTAACCTACGACCTTGACACCAACGCTCCCGTCAGCCTGCCGGTCAGCATACCGATCAACGTCACCTATAACGGCTACACCTACACCGGAACCGACTCGATAACCATCAACCTCGCCTCACCCGAGCCGGCCAGCGAGGCCTTCCACGTCGAGGCGGCTTACCAGGACATAAGCTACGTCAACGACTTCATCGTTCCGGTCAAGGACTGGAGCATCTACGTCAACGCCTACCCGAGCAAGCTCTACGCCGACCTGCCGCAGCAGCTAACCCTCATCATCGGCTACAGCGCCGGAATCGAGAGCGTCGCCACCGTTGACGTTGGCGGAACCACCTACACCGCCCACGTCGAGCCGGTTGGCGAGGACAGCGCCATAGCGGTCGTCAACGTTGGCGAGGTCGTTGCCTCCGAGGGCTACCTCCGCGTCACCGTCACCGACCAGTACGGCAAGACCGCCACCCTCAAGATCCCGGTCGTCAGCTGGGACATCGCGGTCACCTCGAACGTCAACTTCGTCTACACCAACGTCTCAACCGACATCACCGTTGACGTCCACTACAGCGACAGCATGCTCGACGGAAACGCCAACGTATACCTTGTCCTGCCCGACGGAACCATGCTGACCAAGACCGCCACCATCCTCGACGGCAAGGGCCAGGTCACCTTCACCGGCGTCGTTGCCGATAGGGCCGGCAACATCACTATCTACGCGGAGGACGTTGCCTCCGGCAAGAAGAGCGGCAACATCACCATTGAGGTCCACGACTGGCACATGGAGGTTAACCTCACCCCGACCGAGTGGTACACCTACCTGCCGCACGACTACATCGTTGGAATCAAGTACATCGACGATGTCACCGGAGGCATAGCGAACATCGACTCGACCGTGGAGGTCAGCTACAACCTCACCGGTGTCACCGGCAGCGAGCTCGTCAACGTTACGGGCGGCCAGGGAGAGGTTACCTTCACCGGACTCGCTACCGAGAACGCGGGCGTTGGAACCTTCACAGTCACCGACGCCGCCCACGGCAAGAGCGGAACCGTAAACGTTACAATCCACGGATGGACAGTCAAGGTTACATACCCAGAGAAGCTCTTCGTTGCTCCAGGCTACAGGAACCCAGTGGTCGTTGGCTTTGCATACATTGCTGACGACAACAGCACCGTCCCATACACCGGTAACACTACTGTCACGATTGAGCTACCCGGGAACTTTACGCGCACTCTCAATGTCAATGCCAGCCCCGCTGACTTTGGTCAGATTAAACTTAACCAGACCGGCGTTGGAACCATAACAGTCTTTGCCAACGACTACCCAGAGGTCAACTTCACGGGTACCATCCAGGTCGAGAACCTCCTCGAGATGAGCTTGATAACCAAGAGGATCTATGAGAACGTTCCGACTGACATTGTTGTCAACATAACTTACAACGGCGGAGACTACCATAACCTTGAGGTCTACATCGAGGGACAGAACATAACTCTGACCACCACCAATGGCCAGATTTGGACCGCTGAGGTCAGCCTGCCAGCAGGAAACTATACAGTTGTTGCATACGATCCCGTCTATAACGTCACAGTCACCGACACGTTCCACGTCGCTCCATGGCACCTCGAGATCGTCCCGAGCACCACCAGCATCTCCGCCGGCAACCTTGAGGAGGTCAACTTCACCGTCAGGGCGATCGACGACGAGACCAACACCACCGCTGACATCGACGCACTCATACACATCCAGATAACCTTCAGCAACTCTGCCCTCATACCGAACGGCACCTTTGAGGTCGCTGACTTCAACCTCGTGAACGGTGAGTACACCTTCACCGAGAGCCTCTTCGCACCGGCTCCAGGTAACTTCACCGTCAAGGCTATGGCTGTTGACTACGGCAAGTGCGCCAAGACGATCATCCAAGTAACCGAGCCAACGGTTCCACCGACCTATGCCTACATCAAAGTCTATAAACAGGGTACCCTCGAGGTTCCAAACGACACCGTGGTACTCTACTGGTCAGTCGATGGCAAGACATACTTCCCAGCATATGATGCCAAAGCTGGCAGGATAGCTGAGATAAACACTGCTGAAAACAACGAAATAGTGCTTACCCTGTATCCAACCAACCAGTTCACCCTCTACATAATCGCGGTTCCGAAGTTCATCGCCGACAAGTATCCGATCCTTACCTCAGAACCAATTGATACTAGAGTTACCCACGAGTACGTCTGGTACAACTACTCCATCACCTCAGTGAACGGTACGATAAAGGCCAAGGTCGTTGCCTACAAGAAGACCATCACCGAGGGCTGGACCTACCAGATCCCAGAGGCTCCGGGTTACATCTCGGTCATCCCACCGGCCTCAGTACAGGGTGTCGCTCCGTACACCGGCTACCAGTACGTGTACAAGGAGGAGCTCGCCAACGAAACCAACTGCACCAAGTACACCTTCACATTCGAGCCTACTGAGTTCATTAAGTTCAAGAAGCTCAGCACCCTCAGCATACAGCCGGCTCAGTACGGCTCATACTTCGAGTTCGAGGCTATCCTCTACGAGAAGTACCTCAACATGAGCGGCCAGTTCGACGAGCAGTTCAAGGTCTTCGAGGACAACGTCAAGAGCATGGTCTCAAGCCTGCAGTTCCTCAGCGACGACCAGAAGCAGGAGCTCATTGACGAGATAATCAACGAGGCCCTTGGCTACAAGGACGAGATCATCGGTGCCTACCCGCAGGATGAGATCCCGATCAGCGGCGCTGAGGTGCAGTTCCACATTGACAACCCGGCCATAGCGTACCTCGAGCCAGTCAACGCCACAACCGACGAGAACGGCATTGCCAAGGTGAAGGTCTACTCCGCCGCTCCGAAGGACGCCACCCCAGAGGAGCTTGTCAAGTACATGGGCAGCGTCACCGTCTGGGCTACCTACGACAACATGACCAGCGAGAACTACACCGTCTCCTTCGGCGGCATCGGTAGCATCTCAGGTGACGTCGTCGATCCGAACAACAACCTCCTGCCGGGAGCCAAGGTCGAGCTCTGGATCAACGACAACGGCCAGTGGGTCATCGCCAAGGACTACGCCGGCAACAACCTCACCACAATAACAGACGGCCACGGCCACTACTCGTTCAACGTGCCGGCCGCTCCACAGGGAACCGCCTACAGGGTCGTTGCCTACTACGGAGACGGCACCGGCTACGCTGACGTGGTCGTCTATCCGTTCAAGACCAGCACCGCCGACGTCGTCGTCACGACCTACGAGACCACCAACGTCACCGGACTCGGTGCCTTCCTCAGCGACGCCCAGACCCACGACGTCAAGATCGTCCTCGGCAAGAACGCCCTCACCTCAGTCGACTACCACGCCATGGACTTCCTCCTCGAGTACATCGGTGTCAAGCCAGTCTACAGCGACAGCGACATCAACGTTGACAGCCTCTCCGCCAGCGACATGATAATCGCCGTTGGTGGTCCAGAGGTCAACAGCATCACCGCCTACTACCAGAAGATGACCCCGGTCAGGATGGTCACCAACGCCGACGGCTCAATAAGCATCATCGTCAACAACGAGACAGTCGCCAACTGGACCGCTCCGAGCCCATGGTGGAACGTCACCAAGGGCTACTGGGTCATCCAGAGGGTCGTTGATCCGGACACCGGTGCAGTGGTCTACATGATCTACGGTACCGATGCCGACAGCACCTGGGCAGCGGCCTACTACTTCAGCAAGCACTTCAGCGAGCTCAACAACGTCAACTACGTCGTCGGCTGCTGGAAGGACACCGACAACATGATCTACAGCCCAGCGTTCCTCAAGTTCGCCAGCGACGACAAGAACGGATTCAGCCCGACCGACAAGATCGGGGTTATCGTTGAGGGCTGA
- a CDS encoding C2H2-type zinc finger protein, giving the protein MVELKAITFVDRDGELYYRCPRCGMVFRRSRDYIRHVNKSHGWLFRDGRPKGKRALKKLGSE; this is encoded by the coding sequence ATGGTGGAGCTCAAGGCCATCACCTTCGTCGATAGGGATGGCGAGCTCTACTATCGCTGCCCGCGCTGCGGTATGGTCTTCCGGAGGAGCAGAGACTACATAAGGCACGTCAACAAATCCCACGGCTGGCTCTTCAGGGATGGCCGGCCAAAGGGCAAGAGGGCCCTCAAGAAGCTGGGAAGTGAGTGA